A single window of Streptomyces aquilus DNA harbors:
- a CDS encoding helicase HerA-like domain-containing protein, protein MSDSETMPPATAPEAPGSAPALPKEALEIASGYAFAGPALDLGALLWDGACLPDAQVRIPLPMLNRHGLVAGATGTGKTKTLQLIAEQLSAQGVPVFLADIKGDVSGISAPGRPNEKVQERARDVHQQWAATGFPAEFYALGGIGHGIPVRATITDFGPLLLSKVLQLNQTQEQSLGLIFHYADQKGLELVDLKDLRAVVTFLTSDEGKPELRNIGGLSTATAGVILRSLTAFEAQGMADFFGEPEFDTADLMRTASDGRGIVSVLELPAVQDKPALFSTFLMWLLADLFHDLPEVGDADKPKLVFFFDEAHLLFHDASKAFLDSITQTVRLIRSKGVGVFFVTQTPKDVPSDVLAQLGNRVQHALRAFTPDDQKALKATVKTFPDSAYDLEELLTGLGTGEAVVTVLSEKGAPTPVAATRLRAPESLMGPIEPTALDEAVGASPLHGRYAQAVDRESAYERLTASRGAKGPDEMKTAPPQKTAAKKAAPKEEPSVVEQVVGSGMFKSLARSLGTQIGREITRSIFGTAKRRR, encoded by the coding sequence CCGGACGCGCAGGTCAGGATTCCGCTGCCGATGCTGAACCGGCACGGACTCGTCGCGGGCGCCACCGGCACCGGCAAGACCAAGACGCTCCAGCTGATCGCCGAGCAGCTCTCCGCGCAGGGCGTGCCGGTGTTCCTCGCGGACATCAAGGGGGACGTGTCCGGGATCTCGGCGCCGGGCCGGCCGAACGAGAAAGTCCAGGAACGTGCGCGGGACGTCCATCAGCAGTGGGCGGCGACCGGCTTCCCGGCCGAGTTCTACGCCCTCGGCGGCATCGGCCACGGCATCCCCGTACGGGCCACGATCACCGACTTCGGCCCGCTGCTGCTCTCCAAGGTCCTCCAGCTCAACCAGACCCAGGAGCAGTCCCTCGGCCTGATCTTCCACTACGCCGACCAGAAGGGGCTCGAACTCGTCGATCTCAAGGACCTCAGGGCCGTCGTGACCTTCCTGACCTCCGACGAGGGCAAGCCCGAGCTGAGGAACATCGGAGGCCTCTCCACCGCCACGGCCGGCGTGATCCTGCGCTCGCTCACCGCCTTCGAGGCGCAGGGCATGGCCGACTTCTTCGGTGAGCCGGAGTTCGACACCGCGGACCTGATGCGCACGGCGTCCGACGGGCGCGGCATCGTCTCCGTCCTCGAACTGCCCGCCGTGCAGGACAAACCGGCGTTGTTCTCGACGTTCCTGATGTGGCTCCTCGCCGACCTCTTCCACGATCTGCCGGAGGTCGGGGACGCGGACAAGCCGAAGCTCGTCTTCTTCTTCGACGAGGCGCATCTGCTCTTCCACGACGCCTCGAAGGCGTTCCTTGACTCCATCACGCAGACCGTCCGGCTGATTCGCTCGAAGGGGGTCGGCGTCTTCTTCGTGACGCAGACCCCGAAGGACGTACCGTCCGATGTCCTCGCCCAGTTGGGCAATCGCGTGCAGCACGCGCTGCGGGCCTTCACTCCGGACGACCAGAAGGCGTTGAAGGCGACGGTGAAGACGTTCCCCGACTCGGCGTACGACCTGGAGGAGCTGCTCACCGGGCTCGGCACGGGTGAGGCCGTGGTGACGGTCCTCAGTGAGAAGGGCGCCCCCACCCCCGTCGCCGCGACCCGGCTGCGCGCCCCCGAGTCCCTGATGGGCCCGATCGAGCCCACCGCCCTCGACGAGGCCGTCGGGGCCTCGCCGCTGCACGGACGTTACGCACAGGCTGTGGACAGAGAATCGGCGTACGAGAGGCTGACCGCGTCCCGCGGGGCGAAGGGCCCGGACGAGATGAAGACGGCCCCGCCCCAGAAGACCGCCGCCAAGAAGGCCGCCCCGAAGGAGGAGCCCTCCGTCGTCGAACAGGTCGTCGGCAGCGGCATGTTCAAGTCCCTCGCGCGTTCCCTCGGCACCCAGATCGGCCGTGAGATCACCCGCTCGATCTTCGGCACGGCCAAGCGGAGGCGGTAA